The Spinacia oleracea cultivar Varoflay chromosome 2, BTI_SOV_V1, whole genome shotgun sequence DNA segment GATTTCACAACTTGACATATACGTGGATTGAAAAGATTATAAGCCACATATATGAGCTTATCAGTAATTGCACACACCTATCTTTGTACTTGTTAGGCCGCCGTCACATGACATGACCATTCTTAGCAATTGCGGTTGAGAATGGGATGGTGGTAGTTCCCAACTTCTGTACATTAATACACTAACCTTGTAGAAGCAGATTTACCATTTATGTACTGCAATTGTGCAAATTAGTACCATAAAACAACACTGTACGTGTTCAAAAATTAGCTCATACGTGTTCAAAAATCGTAACATTTGTTTGTTCTCTCCTTCACACAGCCTCTTCAGGACTAACGTAGGAAGAAAAGAGGAGGCAACATCCAATACTTATATTACTGCTAATGGAAGCACCATTCGTATTAGTATTACTTATGACCCTGATTATTGTCAACAATCTAAAAGGTAATCTTGTTTTTGGTTGTTGAAAAATTGCACATTTACATCTTTTTTCTTCAGTATTTGGTACATGCTTCAATCTTCTTCATATATGGGCTATTCTTCACTCCTCTGAGTTCCTCTTTCCTATACGGCTATGTCGATTTCTTGCAGTGGATCAGTTTTACGATaaattcagcaaaaataaggGATATTTAAGCACAAAttacaactaaaataagttttagtaagttcagataaggtaagttaagttaagttaatcTACATAAGTTCAAAAGATCAGGTGAATAGAATTAAACTAAGCTTtattttttctcaaaaaacTGATACTACGTACTAGTTTTTTGTGAGGAAAACAATTTACATAGAGAGTTGTTTGGTGATGTattatctattttattttttgagggaaaatgTATTATCTATTTTTGTGTCATGAATTAgttcatatactccctccgtcccggaatactcgacccggtttgaccggcacagagtttaaggaacttgaattgacttatttaatttaataggtagtagttgatattggggtattattttattgtagttagtgggaaatgtgtaaaggggtggggttaggggagagtaggggttgaatttttaattattttttgtatggagtagggggtaggtgggttaataggggtggagtgagaaataatataatattgttagaatatttccatttttagaaacaggtcaagtattaagggacgacccgataaggaaaacaggtcaagtattccgggacggagggagtagttgcaAAAGAACCAATATTCAATCTTGTTATGCTAGCTCTTTAACAAAATCtgattgtaaatttgtaatttaaCGTTAAAAAGAGAGGAAATATTATCGCGGATGGGATACCATGCCAATTTCGGGTGCATGACATTATCATTTCTTTGTCTTAGATTTTAAAAAGGCAAAACATATTACagggtactccctccgtcccggaatacttaaAACGCTTTTCTTATCGAGCCGTCCCGGATGACTTGAAAcgcttctaaaaatggaaactttacataatattttattattttcttaccTTACCTAAGGGCCCACCAACAACCCAACTACcccaaataaacattaaaaaattcatGACCCCCCATCACATCccactatctatattaaaaaaataccccactactaACTACATATTTGGTTCATTGCTATTTTCTCTAATGTGGTATAAAGAAGCATTCACAAGTTATCAATGATTATTTACTAAATAACACAACGGTATAGTTTTcgataaaatattttaaattagATACTTGGTATCGGCACTTACACATCACGTCATGGTGATTggtatactccgtaataataaagtaaaataatttttaacataaaaggtacgataagttttaattaaaaaaatgtagATACGTAATTACTCAATAAAATAAGTAAATTAAGATCATGAAAACTTAATATTTTTGTTACTAATTGACTGGACCACaagtattttgtttgtttaaaCAAAATTCAAGTCTCCTATGAGAATCTAGCTTGTTAATTCACGTGAGAGATTCTCCTTTTGATTAATTAACCCATTTATCTTTTGGCTTAGGCTTCGGATCTCCCATTTAATTACTCAATGAATTTGCATGAATAAATTACTATCGACGGTGTTTGGTTGGTTCACATGTTATTCCcattaattaatgtttttttaatcACTTTAAGTGGTCACAACTTCACAAGAAAGTACGTCCTTCGTAACTAAGGCAAGGGTGTGATTAACCCAATTACTCTAGGAAGGAGTCTTGATGCGACTTTAGCGAGTCTTTTGCAATAATGTAGTGTACAAATATCATGAGTTTTGAAGTTGgtttaaaaatacaaatttatttTAAGACATAATTACAGAGTACATGAGTGATGAAAAAAGTgacataattattttattttattaaccaATGTCATAATTACATGTCATcttgaattattaattatagGAGCTAATAAGTGAGTTTTGGAATAAGTATGAGGATAAAACATAAACCTAGGGAGAATCTTGTGTAACTCTTAGTAATTAGTGGAAAACTGATGTAGCAGAGTTTGAAGTATAAGATTGTGTAGGAGAGATAAACTCAACTATTTCGTCACttattgtttggttgttttCTCATACACCaaagtgttttttttattaagaaTTAGGTTGAGTAAAATTAAGAAAGATAAAAGGGGTGAAACCAAATGTATTTTATGTGAGAGTAAAATTGTTTTTCCTTGTTATCATTTTTAGTAATATAAATATTTGGAGGGCAGATAATTGGAGGGCAGAGGGAGTAGATTCGGCCTCTCAACGGAGAGTAATTCATCAAACCATATTTTAGGGATGGACTAATACTTAAAAATGATTCTATCAACCCTTTGGGTTGCCGTCTTGTCGATTGACAAACAACATTCCCTTTAATCGATAGTAAATTCATCAGAATTGACCCGTCTGATAAGTCTAGTTTACAGTAGTATTCATAAACCAccatttttttggcaaatttgccaaaaacaaccttttataacccattttttgcgagaaacgaccttttaaatatttttttgcgaaaaaagaccttaaactaaaaaaaacttgCGAGAGACAACCTTTTTGTATTTTTCAACGTTGACTACtcatttccggcattgactttgCCGGTTTTGCTAACCCCGTCTTTTTTCCCGTAAAAATcaaaggcaaatttgccaaaacaaccttttataacccattTTTTGCGATAAAcaacctttaaaaaaaattgcgaaaaaggaccttaactaaaaaaaaaaacttgcgaGAGACAACCTTTTGTCTCATTTCAATCATTCTCGACACTCTTCATCTACAATTTGGTAAGATTGgttaattaattttgtttaaTTGCAATGCATTAAAGTTATAATTTCTCCCAATtgtttaaattgaattgaatttctggATGAAAACAGTATTGAATTAATTCCCAATTGTTTGAATTGAATCAAACTAGAACCCGAATCATGTTTACTCCCCATCATCCGTCACCCATGAACATCAAATTAAGCCTTAACTAGTGAGTGCATGGAATTAAGGTTTTTTTTACTCTACTAAAAACATCAAGGATATTGTTAATTTGACTGGAAAAGGGTGGTGAAATTAGGTGTTTTTTCTTGTATATGCTAGGTAATGTATTTTTGTGTTGCAGAGAGGCAGTTAGCTTGAGATTATCTCTACTATATGCATGAAGTTTATAAAGGTAAGGGTCTCGAAATAAGGAGATATCTAAGTATACCATTAatcaattgtaattttttttttaggttttaATCAACTACTTTTATATGAGAGAATATGGAGGGAAATGGGTGTAAATAAGAAAAAACGAAAACATCTGAGCTGCACATGGAAAGTCAAGGCCGGAAATTAGTGGTCAACGCCAGAAAACCCACaatggttgtctttcgcaagtttttttttagtttaaggtcCTTAttcgcaattttttttaaaaggttgtttctcgcaaaaaagtaggttataaaaggttgtttttggcaaatttgtctTTTGGTTTAAAGGGACAAAGTGTGAAGTTAGCAAAACCGGcgaagtcaatgccggaaatgagtagtcaacgccggaaaagacaaaaaggttgtctctcgcaagttttttttagtttaaggtcCTTTGTcgcaaaaaaatatttaaaaggttgtttctcgcaaaaaatgggttataaaaggttgtttttggcaaatttgcctctTTTTTTTGTCTAGAACAAAATTTATACTTTTTCCTTTGGCTTTGTTACAATACAAGTCTACAACTAGTGTTCTCCATTACTTCTATCTCACAACCACATTTACATCCTTTTTTCTCCCCCTAAATTTGGGGTATAAAATTCAGGGGTAGAGTCCACTACATTTACCTTCAAGAACAACTGTCCATATACCATATGGCCAGGGACTCTATCTGGAGCAGGCAGTCCAATGTTATCATCCACGGGATTTGAGTTACGCAATGGCGCCACAGTTTCAGTCGATGCACCAACTCCTTGGTCAGGCAGATTTTGGGCTCGTACACTTTGCCTGTCTGATGCCGCTGGAAAGTTCAGGTTTGTACTGATATACTTCTCTGCATCACTGCCTCTCATGTTTCTTACTTCCAACACCAGATCATCATGCTTCAACTAACAAAACATTTGATCAATTATAATGAACATATCTGCAACATTACTAAAAACAAGTAATAAATTCAATGTGTATGTTTTCCAGGTGTAGTACAGGGGACTGTGGTTCTGGTGAGAAGGCATGTAACGGCAAAGGAGGAGCTCCACCAGCAACCCTAGCAGAATTCACTATAGCAGGAAACATGGGCAAGGACTTTTACGATATAAGCCTCGTTGATGGGTTCAACTTACCCTTATCAGTGGTCCCACAAGGCCGGACTAATGATTGTCCTGCAACGCGTTGTGCAGCCAACTTGAACCCTCAATGCCCACAAACATTGGCTGTTAGGGATTCTAATGGGAGTATCATCGGTTGTAAGAGTGCATGTCTGGCATTTAACCAGCCACAATATTGTTGTACTGGTGATTACAAGACTCCCCAAACATGTCCACCAACAAATCTGTCACGATAtttcaagaatcagtgcccTCAAGCTTATAGCTACGCGTATGATGATTCTACGAGCACCTTTACATGCCCTACTGGTGTTAACTACCTCATCACTTTTTGCCCTTAAAGACTAACACTAGTCTTAAACCAGAACTTAATTCTATCAAGTATGCAACAGAGAATTTTTATATTACTAGATGCTGTAATGTAGCAAAACCAAAGTATCTAACTGTTTTTTAGAAAACATGATCAATGAATTCAGGCTTTGACTTCTTCCTGTAAACATGATCAAGTTTCTACATTCGTCTGTACTTGAAGCTGGCCAAGTCATTattcatcaaaaataaaaacTGTACTCTATTGTTATTTGTTACTCCGTAGTAATCATTTGTCTTCAAATTTACACCTATCTACAATTACACCCTCGAAACAAAATGGAACCACCATTAAAGCATATACTCCGTAGTAACTTGTCCATGCAAACATGCATCATTCTATATATGGCTTATCCTAAATCATACGGAGTATTCCCATGAACATAACCCAAGTGAGGTTCCATCCCAAAACCAATTGGCAATAGGAGGAGTATAGACCTGATCAAGATGAGCCCGGCCCGCCTGAATTTTTTGCgggtttgggaaacacaaaaatacactttttagttataaatttggctaGGCCCGAAAATAACGGGTTTGGGCACAAAATTTGGCCCGAATCTTGACCCGGCCCGAGATAGCGGGCTGATTTTTTACGCTCAAGCCCGGCCCGAACCCGgcatttgatcaggtctagagGAGTAGCCCACTTAAGTTATAAACTCGAATCTCTTCCGACGTGGGACACAATACTCACACTTACTTTCTAACAAATATACTTTGAGAAAACACCCTGGAATAGCATTACCGTACCTTATGAAATACACCCACTTAATACGGAGTAGGCTAGGATAAAACAAAATATACTTGAATAATGAATATGTATACAAACTTGGAACATCCCCAAACAAAAAATGGTACTATCAACATCTTTTGTAATTTGTAGGACAGACCTTGGCATCCCCTTAGATTAGATAGCGGATCTATCCAAACATAATGATAAACAACAATGACCACATCTTTTTTCCTTAGACCAATTCATTCAAACCTACAAACCTATCCCATCAAACTTCACTTCTAACTTTCACTGGATCACTTCTCATATTCATGTCTGCTACCATCTAGTAAACCTACCATCTAATTTTGCACTCAAATGCCAACAACTCTCCAAGTGTACCACAATGCCGTAACTTGATTATTAATCTTAAGGATTAAATTATTACTCATAATTGATTCAGATTGTCCCACATTTTTAAGCTTCAAAACCATATAGGAGTAAGTCTAAGACCacattaaatattaaatattaaatatttactaATACTTCAAACTACTATTACACATTTACACCATTGACCGATTGACCGCAACAGTCGAAAATTCCAAACCAAGATAACATCAACAACACAAGAACAACACACAGGAAAAAAAATAGAGTAACTGTAACTGATAACTGATAACTGATAACTGATAACAGGAATCTACTCAATAATGGGGACAGGAAATTATCAATTCAACATCAAGAAACAAACTTTTTAACCTTCCAAAGTAAATATGTCAAAATAACAATTCACTAATCCTCAtcaataacaataattaaaaaaaaaacatagaagCTACATAAAAACTGTAAAAACCCAGAACAAAAACTTACTAAAAATAGCAGACAAAACAATCAGATGATACCTGGGGTTAAGTTTAGTCCATGCACCCAAAATTAGTCAAACTTTAGCAAGATTCCTTCTCATTAAAAAAGGGGGCTtaaaaaaaactgaaaaacagaagAACAGGTGTGTGAGTGAGTTGAAAAATAGAGGAAAATTGAAATTGGGTTGTCATTGGGAAACATAAACATGCAAATTTTGTTTCTCTCTCATACAGTCATACTGTAATTTCCACCAATTGTTTAAGTTAATTGGAAGATTCCCGAAAAATGCTTTGCTTTGGTTGTTAATGAAGAATTTACGAGGGGgcttaaatttaatttaattaatttcttgaAAAAGGGTCAGTGACTCAGTGAGTGAGTGAGTTACTATGCAAACACCAGTTTCACCATTTAAAAAATGTCCCCTTTTCTCAGTTTCTGACGCATCTTCCCACATTTTATCGTACtcttaggagagagaaaataaccccccaaaaccaaaaccaaaaccaaaaccatGTAGTAGTAATAACCGCAACTTCAATCGCTTCGATATCAGATCTGTAATtagtttcttttttaaaaaattttaatCGTATTTTTAGCTCGAAGCGATCACCTGTTTACCTCTGCTTTAAATCAGTTTTCTCAGATTTTGAGCTCAACACCATTTACCATTTACCATTACCTCTGTTTAAAATTAGTTTTCACAGATTCTGAGAGCTCAATGATCACCTCTAGTGGTGAATGTAAAATCATTTTCTTCTCGAAAGCGATAACCtttgtttgaaattagttttctcTGATTTTGAACTCGAATGAAAAACCATTcgctaattttaaaattagttttTCTCAGATTTTGAACTCAAAGCGATTACCTCATTCTTCTCCGTTCTCCATCATCTCCACTTCAAATACATCAATCAATTGTTGCGAAACGACGAcggtttgaggagagagaaagagagagtggagaagaagaagaagaaaagacgaCGACATTCTATGATAGAAGGATGAATGTGATAGCAGTAGCAGGGGATGAGCTACAGTGACAGTGATTTAAATGCAGCTCAACATTTTTCTGAGAGTGAAAGGTAAGTACACtagataatttaattaatttgttttttttccctGAATTTGTCAATTCAAGTTTCTACTTATGGCAAACTCAACAATGTGGGTTGGAAAATGAGTTACTAAAATGGGGTCCACTTGTTTTTTGTGTGTTACATctcctttttgttttttgcaTAGCAAATTAGCAATGCATGTGGAAATTTTatgggaaatgataaatccaaggaagaatttAACTTCTTTCAAGGAAatcacctttaaaaaaaaatgtggatttccttGAAAGAAGCAaaattttccttggatttatcacttcccaAATTTTATGGGGTGCTCCCATTTTATTGTGTTGATTAGggatttgatgtttgattttGTTTATTGTGAAATGTAAATCTAGAGTCGAGTTCAAGTTATTGACTTGAGGGTAAACAGGACGTTGTGTATGTTTTTAAGACTTACTAAAATAGTTTTAAGACTTAGGCCCTGTTTGGTAATCAGCGGTTAGCTGTAGCGGATTGTTTGGTAATAGTTAGCATGAACTTTATTATAAGAGAGATGAATAATGGCCTTAAGAAATCTACTTCGTATTTTACAAGCTAATTCGGAGCAATTGCGTTGGATTTATTTTAAATTCCTTCGAAAAAGGAGTTGGACGAAAAATTTATCCAATTAAATATAATAGGTCAAACACAACTTAACGAGTGCCATTTTAGGCTCACATCTGTAAATTTTAATAACGGGTGTTATTTACTGATTTACACAATGTTAAAAATCGAACTTTTAATCGAAATCcacacaacaacaaaaaaaatacggagtagcaACTTAAATGTGTCATAAATAATTAGATACAAAAAAGTAGGGATTAAGGGGTGGTGTACAAatacaaaaaacaaaagaagTGAATTGTTGGAAAGCTTATTTGGGTAAGGGACATGAAATGATGGATGACATTTATACAAAATTACCATCCTTGGAAACTTTAATCATAAATTTAGGAGTTTCCTTACTTGTGGCTCTGTTATTTGGTTGCAGACTAACATGTATACATGTCCCTTGTATTGTATAGTCACCTTGTCTATGAAAGATCCACACCTCATTAGGACAACTTATATCCCCGGATCAGTCCaggatttttgtttttcttaccCTGGTAAATAAAAATGAGACAAATGACCATATATAATCTCTGAGTTGTATAATTTAAGGTTTTCAAATAATATTTTAACTTTATTTCATACGGAGTAGTTCTTAttctttttttgaaatttttttaaaagttttttcaatttttttgagaagttttaaaaaaattaagattTATAGATTTTtcctgttctgttcaccttattttcacttatttcaagaaaaataagttcaga contains these protein-coding regions:
- the LOC110778589 gene encoding thaumatin-like protein 1b isoform X1; translated protein: MEAPFVLVLLMTLIIVNNLKGVESTTFTFKNNCPYTIWPGTLSGAGSPMLSSTGFELRNGATVSVDAPTPWSGRFWARTLCLSDAAGKFRCSTGDCGSGEKACNGKGGAPPATLAEFTIAGNMGKDFYDISLVDGFNLPLSVVPQGRTNDCPATRCAANLNPQCPQTLAVRDSNGSIIGCKSACLAFNQPQYCCTGDYKTPQTCPPTNLSRYFKNQCPQAYSYAYDDSTSTFTCPTGVNYLITFCP
- the LOC110778589 gene encoding thaumatin-like protein 1 isoform X2, with the protein product MHEVYKGVESTTFTFKNNCPYTIWPGTLSGAGSPMLSSTGFELRNGATVSVDAPTPWSGRFWARTLCLSDAAGKFRCSTGDCGSGEKACNGKGGAPPATLAEFTIAGNMGKDFYDISLVDGFNLPLSVVPQGRTNDCPATRCAANLNPQCPQTLAVRDSNGSIIGCKSACLAFNQPQYCCTGDYKTPQTCPPTNLSRYFKNQCPQAYSYAYDDSTSTFTCPTGVNYLITFCP